In Gammaproteobacteria bacterium, the sequence CATCAGGGAACACGCCGCCACGAATCAAACAATCCTGCGAGAATATGCCTGTACCCTGCTGATGGCGGTGGTCGGTCCTAAATTTGGTGTGTTCGCGCAGATTGGCGATGGCGGAATCGTCGCTTCCCGCAATGAATCACTCGAACCCGTATTGTGGCCAGCGATGGGTGAATATGCCAACGAAACTCATTTTCTGACCGACGAAAACGTACTGAATCATTTGCAATATGCTTTTTGGGAAACTCCCTGCAGCGATCTGGCATTATTCTCTGATGGTCTGCAACGCCTGGCACTGGTATACGAAACTCGTATCGTTCATATTCCCTTTTTTGCGCCGATGTTGGCCGTAATGCGTCAGGCAACACCGCTTTCCTGTTGTGCGCTGAGTGAGCAATTGGCTGCTTTTCTTATAAGTCCAAGGGTGAATGAACGCACTGATGACGACAAAACATTGGTATTAGCTACTTATACAGCTACAGTGGAGGTTGGCGATGTTTGATGCACCAGAATCATTTAATTCAAGGCTGCCATAGCTTTTTAAACATGTGCAAGGTTTTACGCCCGAGACTTCCCCTAGCAACCGCATACCTTAATTTGTAGGAGTTACGCAGTTGAACTTGTTACTCTATAAAAGGATTGAGTTTTTGCTGTCATTCTGCGCGGAGGTCGCGTTAGCGACTGGAGTCGTAGAATCTCTATAAGTATAGATGGATTCTGCGACTCCGCTTCGCTTCGCGCAGAATGACTCAATTTTTCAATTTTCAACTGCGCAACTCCTAATTTGTTAAAGAGCACTAAAATTTTAACATGAATGCAGCGCATGACGAAAATCAAAAAAATATTTGAACGCGATTTATCCTGCCCGGCTAAACCCAGCGGCGCTCTCGCTATTTTCTGTATCTGTAAAGACTGATAGCCGGGAAAGACCAGCAACTTCAACTTCAAAAAAAACAGGAGGACGGCGCTTACTCCCCATGGCTGAAGCCAGGGACTTCCGCGCCGAATTTTGATGACGACCGTATTAGATCTCGCCGAGGAAATCCGGCACGAGTTAGAGAACGCACATCCCGAACTCCGCAAAACCATTCTAAAGAAACTGCCTCTTTTAGTTGCGGTGATGCTAGAAGCGCGAACTGCGAACACAACGGAATTAGCAGAAATCCTGCCCCTGAAAACACCACGGCTTGACATGCGTCTTCAATGGATTTCACGATTATTGGGTAATCCATTATTGATTAGCAATAAAATTATCGAGCCTTTTGCGCGGCGCATTTTAGCGCAGGCAGGATCAAATGGACAAATTATTTTTCTCACCATGGATCAGGAAAAAATAGGTGATCGCTTCACGATTTTAATAGTAACCGTGTTAATCAAAGGACAATCATTTCCATTAGTCTGGCGAATTGAAGTTTCCTCCACCAATCTGGAATTTGATTGGCAGCGTATCATCCTCGATCAAGTGAATACCTGGCTTCCTGAAGGAGTAATCGTTTGTCTGATGATGGATAGGCCATCCCCAACCGAGGAATTGTTTAATTGGGTTCAGGAACGCGGCTGGCAATACCAATTTCATCTTCAAAACAATTTTCCAATACATGGAAATAATAAAGGATTGATGCTCGGAGATCTACTAAAATACGCAACTAATGAAACGTTACAATCTAATATTGTCTTGTTCAACGGAAAGGTAACGACAAATATTGTGACGAGACAGGTTGACGATCAAGGAGAAAATCATGTCCTCGCCTGTTCTGCGAATCTAGCCGCTACGCACGATTGTCGAGGATATCAAGGCGTTGACATTTTGTTCAACAGTTTCCATTCAAAAAATTTTTCCTTAAAGGATACACAGTTACACTACGAGATTCGTATTGATCATTTGGTGTTGATTATGTCGCTAGCGATGTATTGGTGCAGAGAAAACGAATATAAGAATGATTATTGTCAATCCATAAAAAAAATATAAGTGATTGTTACCAATCCGCGCATTGAATGGAATATTTATCATGGACAAACGCTAAAATATCCGAAAAAACCACTGGTACAATTTAATGGGTCAACATTATCTCACTCCTTTATTTTCTCCCAACTCGGTGGCGGTATTTGGCGCCAGCAATCATAATGAGTCAGTGGGCGGCATTGTTTATCAAAATCTTTTGTCTGGTTTTCACGGCCAAGTTTACGGAATCAATCCCAAGCGTCCAGAAATAGCGGGAAAACCGACTTTCGCCTCGATTGAGGAGGTGACTCAGCAAGTGGATCTAGCGGTAATCGCCACGCCTGCATCAACGATTGCCTCAATTATCGAAAGTTGTGGTAAACAGGATATCAAAGCAGCTGTGGTATTGTCCGCCGGTTTTAGCGAAATTGGTGCGAAAGGCGTGGCGCTGCAAAAAATTGTAACCGATGTTGCAAAACTTTATGGTGTTCGTTTGCTCGGTCCAAATTGCTTAGGAATCATGCGTCCGGAAATTGGTCTTAACGCCACTTTTTATAAAGGAGATGCGCTTCCCGGACGATTGGCCTTGATTTCTCAATCAGGTGCCTTATGCACGGCAATCCTGGATTGGGCGCTTCCGGCGGGAGTGGGTTTTTCCAGCGTCATCTCCATTGGCACTCTGGCAGATATTGATTTTGGCGAAGTGCTGGATTATCTCGTATCCGACATCAAAACCGACAGTATTTTGCTTTATATCGAAGGCATTCATCATGCACGCGGTTTTGTTTCGGCGTTGCGCGCGGCGGCGCGCATCAAGCCGGTCATTGGCGTTAAGGTCGGACGCCACCTGGCCGGTCGCAAAGCCGCGATTTCCCATAGTGGTGCTTTGGTGGGGGCGGACGATGTTTTCGAGG encodes:
- a CDS encoding Serine/threonine protein phosphatase, which translates into the protein MSWKIVSASAVGTSHQLRGEPCQDHCVAATQILDGSEYLVALVADGAGSACFGKEGAEIACREGKRLIEESLSSLAGTAPSHAEVTRWVNDLRLLIREHAATNQTILREYACTLLMAVVGPKFGVFAQIGDGGIVASRNESLEPVLWPAMGEYANETHFLTDENVLNHLQYAFWETPCSDLALFSDGLQRLALVYETRIVHIPFFAPMLAVMRQATPLSCCALSEQLAAFLISPRVNERTDDDKTLVLATYTATVEVGDV
- a CDS encoding transposase; its protein translation is MTTVLDLAEEIRHELENAHPELRKTILKKLPLLVAVMLEARTANTTELAEILPLKTPRLDMRLQWISRLLGNPLLISNKIIEPFARRILAQAGSNGQIIFLTMDQEKIGDRFTILIVTVLIKGQSFPLVWRIEVSSTNLEFDWQRIILDQVNTWLPEGVIVCLMMDRPSPTEELFNWVQERGWQYQFHLQNNFPIHGNNKGLMLGDLLKYATNETLQSNIVLFNGKVTTNIVTRQVDDQGENHVLACSANLAATHDCRGYQGVDILFNSFHSKNFSLKDTQLHYEIRIDHLVLIMSLAMYWCRENEYKNDYCQSIKKI